In Scomber scombrus chromosome 17, fScoSco1.1, whole genome shotgun sequence, the following proteins share a genomic window:
- the e2f6 gene encoding transcription factor E2F3, whose protein sequence is MVKCVVSGCPSRLQSAANRGILSRPAKRFFNFPKDPARVKVWLAALRETDKQDSTDQHLICEDHFLPEDVSQNGVNSDAIPIMPPYLDGPMGMGGSWGGDSSEGEDQWATGGCDDEEDEGGDDAPVYVEPPAPEPEPEPPAPKPSKQRPVGGLQNPSGSKTKTRSVSRHPNQAKRFSRQDVSLGLLARRFLELLLAAPDGTVDLRQVVSSLQTRERRVYDITNVLTGISLIEKQSPCMFKWIGRSPISSFLWNNPQRLQKEMDNLKLVEDTLDGLIKSCAQQLFDMTDNTANSPSAYVTYEDVRRLSAFKDQTLFVVKAPEETKLEVPPPTEDCIQVRLKGGRGPIKVLTCDMGSGNIGAAERRGCFLRLEQSRIKTSVLHTESSNPQSTMQSS, encoded by the exons ATGGTGAAGTGTGTCGTCTCCGGGTGTCCCAGCAGGTTACAGTCTGCTGCTAACCGAGGGATCCTCAGCAGACCAGCCAAGAGGTTCTTCAACTTCCCCAAAGATCCTGCCAGGGTCAAG GTATGGCTCGCAGCTCTGAGGGAAACAGACAAGCAAGACTCGACCGACCAGCACCTCATCTGCGAGGACCACTTCCTGCCGGAGGACGTCTCTCAAAACGGGGTCAACAGCGACGCCATCCCCATCATGCCCCCCTACCTGGACGGACCCATGGGCATGGGTGGCTCCTGGGGAGGCGATTCGTCTGAGGGAGAAGACCAGTGGGCCACCGGCGGCTGCGAcgatgaggaggatgaaggtgGAGATGACGCTCCTGTTTATGTGGAGCCTCCTgcaccagaaccagaaccagaacctcCAGCACCAAAACCATCAAAGCAG CGTCCAGTTGGAGGTTTGCAGAATCCTTCAGGGTCAAAGACGAAGACTAGAAG tgtCAGCAGGCATCCGAACCAGGCTAAGAGATTTTCCAGACAGG ACGTGTCTCTCGGGTTGCTGGCGCGGCGTTTCCTGGAGCTGTTGCTGGCGGCTCCAGACGGCACGGTGGACCTCAGGCAGGTGGTCTCGAGCCTGCAGACCCGCGAGCGGCGAGTCTATGACATCACCAACGTCCTCACGGGCATCAGTCTCATCGAGAAACAGTCGCCCTGCATGTTCAAGTGGAT AGGAAGAAGTCCCATCTCCAGCTTTCTGTGGAATAACCCGCAGAGGTTACAGAAAGAAATGGACAACCTGAAGCTGGTGGAGGACACGCTGGACGGCCTCATCAAAAGCTGCGCCCAGCAGCTGTTTGACATGACCGACAACACAGCAAACTCACC GTCGGCCTACGTGACCTACGAGGACGTAAGACGGCTCAGTGCCTTCAAGGATCAGACGCTGTTTGTCGTCAAAGCGCCAGAGGAAACTAAACTGGAGGTTCCTCCACCCACAGAG GACTGTATCCAGGTGCGTCTGAAGGGGGGGAGGGGTCCCATCAAGGTGCTGACGTGTGATATGGGGTCAGGAAACATCGGggctgcagagaggagaggctgCTTCTTGAGGCTGGAGCAAAGCCGGATAAAGACGTCGGTGCTGCACACAG AGTCATCGAATCCACAGAGCACTATGCAGAGTTCATAA